From a region of the Sphingopyxis sp. YR583 genome:
- a CDS encoding LysR family transcriptional regulator — MSASRDEPASVQAPLRPTFQQIEIFLKVVETRSFVAAARLLGISQPAVSQAIAKMEELYDAALFMRRRNAPLSLTPVAEAVLPTARALLHTIDHQSSRAAAAALSQIGRLSIGFYPGICSGPLREGMSDFIRECPDIALRLVESSAGELHRQLNAGDLDIIFTAFLTDLRNPALVQEGLWSERLVVLLSDAHHFAQREQLTWDEVATQRIILGSSKGEMTGYRAISSRMGDRPLDCRHHAVTRGALFQLVTMGLGVTVTFPSAMLVTAGTVAVPIADDSAVVPIEAIWHQGDNNPIRHRLVRNIRDRAKAYSASATA; from the coding sequence ATGAGTGCCAGTCGCGATGAACCCGCATCTGTCCAAGCGCCACTGCGACCTACCTTCCAGCAGATCGAGATATTCCTGAAAGTGGTCGAGACCCGCAGTTTCGTTGCTGCCGCGCGTTTGCTAGGAATCTCGCAACCCGCAGTCAGTCAGGCGATTGCGAAGATGGAAGAATTATACGACGCTGCTCTCTTCATGCGGCGTCGCAACGCGCCGTTGAGCCTGACGCCAGTCGCCGAAGCGGTACTGCCGACGGCCCGCGCTCTGCTCCATACTATTGATCATCAATCGTCCCGCGCCGCTGCGGCTGCACTGAGCCAGATCGGCCGGCTGTCGATCGGATTCTATCCGGGTATCTGTTCCGGACCGCTGAGAGAAGGGATGTCCGATTTCATCCGTGAATGCCCCGACATCGCGCTGCGCTTGGTCGAAAGTTCGGCGGGGGAACTCCATCGCCAACTCAACGCTGGCGACCTCGATATCATCTTCACAGCCTTTCTAACCGACCTTCGTAACCCTGCACTGGTTCAAGAGGGTCTTTGGTCGGAGCGATTGGTCGTCTTGCTTTCTGACGCGCATCACTTCGCGCAGCGCGAGCAACTCACTTGGGATGAAGTCGCGACGCAGCGCATCATTCTTGGGTCATCCAAAGGCGAGATGACCGGCTACCGCGCTATATCGTCCCGTATGGGTGACCGTCCTTTGGATTGCAGGCATCATGCGGTGACTCGTGGCGCGCTGTTCCAACTCGTAACGATGGGACTCGGTGTCACGGTGACATTTCCATCTGCTATGCTCGTCACGGCGGGGACGGTTGCGGTCCCCATTGCCGATGACAGCGCTGTCGTTCCGATCGAAGCAATTTGGCACCAAGGAGACAACAATCCGATCCGCCACCGGCTTGTCCGAAATATCCGAGATCGGGCTAAGGCTTATTCCGCTTCGGCAACCGCTTGA
- a CDS encoding RNA polymerase sigma factor: MSNPDSKPLEPEPHDSQSQRTIDAAYRQWWKSLVNSVGRQFGAGPPDPEEAVQAAFEKFSKLAKPEDVADPQSYLYVSARNYVLDQRRRTAVRNSALDIVELMEEGDAPANYDTERVYIGREHLAIVATTLDAMDERRREVMTMHVIDGLPYAEISRRMGVSETRVRQLMASALSLCTIAINAVNESDTE, encoded by the coding sequence GTGAGCAATCCGGACTCGAAACCGCTCGAGCCTGAGCCGCACGACAGTCAGTCGCAGCGAACCATTGATGCTGCCTACCGCCAATGGTGGAAAAGCCTTGTCAACAGCGTCGGACGGCAGTTCGGCGCGGGGCCGCCGGATCCCGAAGAAGCCGTGCAGGCGGCCTTCGAGAAATTCTCCAAGCTCGCAAAGCCTGAAGATGTCGCCGATCCCCAATCCTATCTTTACGTCTCCGCGCGCAATTATGTTTTAGATCAACGCCGCCGAACGGCTGTAAGAAACTCCGCATTGGATATTGTTGAATTAATGGAAGAGGGGGACGCCCCTGCGAATTACGATACTGAGCGCGTCTATATAGGTAGAGAGCATCTGGCGATCGTTGCGACGACGCTTGATGCGATGGATGAAAGGAGGCGCGAAGTGATGACGATGCATGTCATTGATGGCCTCCCCTATGCCGAAATCTCGCGGCGCATGGGTGTCTCGGAAACGCGGGTGCGTCAGCTGATGGCCTCGGCTCTCTCGCTCTGTACGATCGCGATCAACGCGGTCAATGAAAGTGATACGGAATAA
- a CDS encoding FecR family protein: protein MARSLHLDDSILVQAGEWYALSLSDEVTGADLDALEVWLDADPRHESAFDLTARTARQLGEGSLRARLVALSGSEAVRVAETSVEGDVSNVVPFTGSPAFESSAIANENEAVVQGKPRVFPRPRVRWAAMSALAASLVLAVSVGVFERAPIGQPVSTAIAQTRVLTLPDGSRVTLGPDSRIATHIDGEERRVTLMSGEAFFEVAHDRSRPFWVEAGDARIQVVGTKFDVTRSSGRVHVSVLEGVVKVHEPSPLLSAAAVVTLRKSQKIEIVDSTGFFAAPPAAAVMEDPVPAGEWRRGTRTYIDTRLGDVVSDLNRYYGPGVRISDPALADVRIAMELRPSDVDAFFDVLPLIAPVKIEKNRDGAVVVERAR from the coding sequence ATGGCGCGGTCGCTCCATCTTGATGATTCCATCCTCGTGCAGGCCGGCGAATGGTATGCGCTGTCGCTGAGCGATGAGGTGACGGGCGCAGACCTCGACGCGCTTGAGGTGTGGCTTGACGCAGACCCGCGTCATGAAAGCGCATTCGATCTCACCGCGCGCACCGCGCGCCAGCTTGGTGAAGGTTCGCTCCGGGCTCGATTGGTGGCTTTGTCCGGTTCCGAGGCCGTCCGGGTTGCGGAGACGTCCGTTGAGGGCGATGTATCGAATGTCGTTCCATTCACGGGATCTCCGGCTTTCGAAAGTTCGGCGATCGCGAATGAAAATGAGGCGGTGGTGCAAGGGAAGCCTCGTGTGTTCCCGCGTCCGCGCGTCCGCTGGGCCGCGATGAGCGCGTTGGCGGCGTCTTTGGTTCTTGCGGTCAGCGTTGGCGTGTTCGAGCGGGCGCCGATCGGGCAACCTGTTAGCACGGCGATTGCACAAACGCGCGTTCTAACGCTTCCCGATGGGAGCCGTGTGACGCTGGGACCGGACAGCCGTATCGCGACCCATATCGATGGCGAGGAGCGTCGCGTGACTTTGATGTCTGGCGAAGCCTTCTTCGAAGTCGCGCATGACCGCTCGCGGCCATTTTGGGTCGAAGCCGGCGACGCGCGCATCCAGGTCGTCGGGACGAAGTTCGACGTTACCAGGTCGAGCGGCCGCGTGCATGTGTCGGTCCTCGAAGGCGTCGTGAAGGTTCATGAGCCCTCACCCTTGCTGTCCGCCGCCGCCGTCGTTACGCTCCGCAAGAGCCAGAAGATTGAGATCGTCGATTCCACGGGCTTCTTCGCCGCTCCGCCGGCAGCGGCGGTGATGGAGGATCCTGTTCCTGCCGGCGAATGGCGGCGCGGTACGCGCACCTATATCGACACTCGTCTCGGTGATGTGGTGTCGGACCTCAATCGCTATTACGGTCCTGGCGTGCGGATTTCGGATCCTGCGCTGGCCGATGTTCGGATCGCGATGGAGCTACGCCCGAGCGACGTAGACGCCTTCTTCGATGTTCTGCCGCTCATCGCTCCGGTGAAAATCGAGAAGAATCGCGACGGAGCCGTGGTCGTTGAGCGGGCGCGTTAA
- a CDS encoding TonB-dependent receptor, which yields MTIALMTASPLSLVVAASPASAQEKSYDIKAQPLANAVLEYSRQSGIFVLAPMDLVKGKRSPAVRGSFSASEALVKLLAGSGLRAVRGDNGGMALVRSSAQGSDDGASQAPTRPQALVTKAPTSSVPGAVIDLRTGAALKGALVEIAETGETTSTGDLGDFRFPGKTGTYELRISYLGYPTQYQSVELKDGRATSSIILSDGSSTREIIVYGTRSARAQALNQERTADNVSTIVSSDQMGKFSGTTIAESLRRSPGVAFERAEETGDGANIVVRGMAPDFNTVKLNGIELPEATGTGRSASLGNILTESISQVTISKTLLPSQDSSGTGGLVEIETKSPLDRKRRFASFGIEGGKRGKGFSDDLLVSGTVSATFGAEDNFGISASVQYRSRKAESLRTDATFAYGEYLPLQVDGTPIPSMSFIDPRTSFPFEEGVDGFYPIGTNIKLSRTQSENFAYNLAAAWQISDHTRLKLDLSRFEQNSENSNQAFGINVESYYIIRPVVALGGDLRYALSYPDNRVSLQQSYGYEKNNSTSSVMVASGKTNLGRFDLDYSAGWTKGNSRRGGASMLISAEALLPPELLLPSAVDDVEGVILTPFARQQQSTFPFPLLNEAGFSLINDPSTYRFSSASNRPEFGSNSRWNADFKARYRFESSWLEYIEVGASYKRSKFTSGTPDQTTYAGIRDPLDNFQNPRFNLFNIPFSQNALGRIGQDTQISMISRRDMIAFLTTQLPELAIAYDPSDPAISDPANLVYARNFLRDARLDDTYTLERDLAAYLQAKIQIGKLDLIGGVRMTRLALEAANLSMPIYIRSDFTFDPDFEGQFDKIIAEKVTQTDILPRILANYRFDDNNVIRLGYYKSVARPQISLLSSRPNITLYMFPFFGPQGRQPFFGVSKGNPDLRPAVTHNFDVSLERYHEKIGVIKVGIFYKRIKNLLESNVSNSPADVIAAAGVLPDYPAFAAVLANPENYHLSVSLPANNPSPAHIWGVEASLERRFWALPGWLAGLGVFVNYTYTKSSKKQPVRWDYAPVVSASGAVTEYTTEQFVVENVPFAGQPNHTGTAALTYNKYGVDFTLAYTYQAARRQGSFSSYDLNLFEDAYDTLDARLSYTFEQTSGKPKIFVEAKDLLRSSEEASSNTSIRSLQSAYASQPAISRYFGGREVRVGFDLTF from the coding sequence TTGACCATTGCCCTGATGACCGCGTCGCCGCTGTCGCTCGTCGTCGCAGCGAGCCCGGCAAGCGCGCAGGAAAAGAGCTACGACATCAAGGCGCAGCCGCTTGCCAATGCGGTTCTGGAATATTCGCGTCAGTCGGGCATATTCGTCTTGGCTCCCATGGACCTCGTTAAAGGCAAAAGGTCGCCGGCTGTTCGGGGAAGCTTCTCGGCCAGTGAAGCGCTGGTCAAGCTACTCGCGGGCAGCGGGTTGCGCGCCGTGCGCGGCGATAATGGCGGAATGGCGCTCGTGCGCTCGAGTGCGCAGGGAAGCGACGACGGCGCTAGTCAGGCGCCGACCCGCCCTCAGGCTCTCGTTACTAAGGCGCCGACGTCATCCGTTCCTGGAGCGGTGATCGATCTTCGAACCGGAGCGGCGCTGAAGGGCGCCTTGGTGGAAATCGCAGAAACCGGAGAAACTACCTCGACCGGTGATCTCGGCGATTTTCGTTTCCCCGGCAAGACGGGAACGTACGAGTTACGGATATCCTATCTTGGATATCCGACCCAATATCAGTCGGTCGAGCTGAAGGACGGGCGCGCTACTTCGAGCATTATCTTGTCTGACGGTAGCTCGACTAGGGAAATCATTGTCTATGGAACGCGCTCGGCGCGTGCCCAAGCTCTGAATCAGGAGCGTACAGCGGACAATGTATCAACAATCGTGTCGTCGGACCAAATGGGGAAATTCTCGGGGACGACTATTGCTGAATCTCTCCGGCGCTCTCCGGGCGTTGCATTCGAACGGGCAGAAGAGACTGGCGATGGCGCCAATATAGTCGTGAGAGGAATGGCCCCCGATTTTAATACTGTCAAACTGAATGGCATAGAATTGCCTGAAGCTACCGGAACGGGGCGCTCCGCGTCCTTGGGCAATATTCTTACGGAGTCTATTAGCCAGGTTACGATCAGCAAGACGCTCTTGCCGAGCCAAGATAGCAGCGGGACGGGTGGCCTTGTCGAGATTGAGACCAAGAGTCCGCTCGATCGCAAGCGCCGCTTCGCGTCATTCGGTATTGAGGGCGGCAAGCGCGGGAAGGGCTTCAGCGACGATCTGCTCGTTTCGGGTACCGTGTCCGCTACATTTGGGGCGGAGGACAATTTTGGGATCAGCGCGTCTGTACAGTATCGTAGTCGAAAAGCGGAAAGCCTCAGGACAGATGCTACATTCGCTTACGGGGAATATCTGCCACTGCAGGTTGACGGTACACCCATACCCTCAATGTCCTTTATCGATCCCCGTACTTCCTTTCCATTTGAGGAAGGAGTTGATGGATTTTATCCGATCGGAACGAATATAAAGCTAAGCCGAACTCAGTCTGAGAATTTTGCGTACAATCTGGCAGCAGCTTGGCAAATATCCGATCATACTAGGTTGAAGTTAGATTTATCTCGATTTGAACAAAATTCCGAAAACTCCAACCAAGCATTTGGTATAAATGTTGAGAGCTATTATATTATACGGCCAGTTGTAGCGCTCGGGGGGGATTTAAGATACGCTCTATCATATCCAGATAATCGAGTTTCTCTCCAGCAAAGCTATGGGTATGAAAAAAATAATTCGACCTCCAGCGTAATGGTTGCGAGTGGTAAAACCAATCTCGGGCGATTCGATCTCGATTACTCAGCAGGTTGGACAAAGGGAAATTCGCGCCGAGGCGGCGCGTCAATGTTAATCTCCGCAGAAGCACTTTTACCGCCTGAACTTCTGTTGCCCAGCGCTGTCGATGACGTAGAGGGCGTCATTTTGACGCCATTTGCGCGACAGCAACAGAGTACTTTTCCGTTCCCTTTGCTAAACGAAGCGGGATTCTCCCTTATCAATGATCCTTCCACATATAGATTTTCTAGTGCTTCTAATAGGCCGGAATTCGGATCGAATAGCCGATGGAATGCGGACTTCAAGGCTCGTTATAGATTTGAAAGCAGTTGGTTGGAATATATTGAGGTAGGTGCGTCCTACAAGCGTTCAAAATTCACCTCGGGAACGCCGGATCAGACAACATACGCTGGTATTCGTGATCCTCTCGATAACTTCCAAAACCCTCGGTTTAATCTATTCAACATTCCATTTTCTCAGAACGCGCTTGGCCGAATTGGCCAAGATACGCAGATTAGCATGATCAGTCGGCGCGACATGATCGCATTCTTAACAACACAGCTGCCTGAGCTGGCGATTGCCTATGATCCTTCCGATCCGGCGATCTCCGATCCTGCGAACCTCGTCTACGCTCGAAATTTCTTGCGAGATGCGCGGTTGGACGACACTTACACTCTTGAGAGGGATTTGGCAGCCTATCTACAGGCAAAAATTCAGATTGGAAAACTTGACCTGATCGGCGGTGTACGCATGACTCGACTGGCCTTGGAGGCGGCCAATCTGAGTATGCCGATTTATATTCGCTCGGACTTTACTTTTGATCCAGATTTTGAGGGTCAATTCGATAAAATAATAGCGGAAAAGGTGACGCAAACTGATATTCTTCCACGAATATTAGCTAACTACCGCTTTGATGATAATAATGTGATACGTCTTGGGTACTATAAATCAGTTGCTAGACCTCAGATTAGCCTTCTCTCTTCGCGGCCGAATATCACTCTTTACATGTTCCCATTCTTTGGCCCTCAAGGCCGGCAACCGTTTTTTGGCGTTTCCAAGGGCAATCCCGATCTTCGCCCTGCTGTGACACACAATTTCGATGTGAGCCTTGAGCGTTACCATGAAAAGATTGGGGTGATAAAGGTTGGGATCTTTTACAAAAGGATCAAGAACTTACTCGAAAGCAACGTGTCTAACAGTCCAGCGGATGTGATTGCGGCAGCGGGCGTTCTGCCAGACTATCCCGCCTTTGCTGCGGTTCTGGCGAATCCGGAGAACTATCATCTCTCGGTCAGCCTGCCCGCGAATAATCCTTCGCCGGCACATATCTGGGGTGTTGAGGCGTCGCTCGAGCGCCGTTTCTGGGCACTCCCTGGCTGGCTCGCCGGATTGGGCGTTTTTGTCAATTATACCTACACTAAGAGTAGCAAGAAGCAGCCCGTGCGGTGGGATTATGCGCCAGTCGTAAGCGCGTCGGGCGCGGTGACGGAATACACTACCGAACAGTTTGTCGTCGAGAATGTGCCATTTGCCGGACAACCTAACCATACCGGAACGGCGGCACTGACCTATAACAAGTATGGTGTCGATTTCACTCTTGCCTACACTTACCAAGCCGCTCGCCGCCAAGGTTCATTTTCATCATACGACCTCAACCTGTTCGAGGACGCTTACGACACTTTAGATGCTAGGCTGTCTTACACTTTCGAGCAGACCTCCGGAAAACCCAAGATTTTTGTCGAAGCCAAGGACCTTTTGCGCTCGTCGGAAGAGGCATCTTCGAACACTTCGATCCGTAGCTTGCAATCAGCATACGCCAGTCAGCCAGCAATCAGTCGCTATTTCGGCGGACGAGAGGTTCGTGTGGGTTTTGATCTGACGTTCTAA